The DNA segment TAATAGACGTCGTGGCACTAATTCAATAATAAGTTTCATAAGATTACAAATTATTTGAAGTTGTGTGATCCAGATCTACATAATAGATCTCATGGTATTAATTTTAGATGGGTATATCCTGAGATAATATATTTTCAATAGGAATTGTTTTGCGGGTGATGGTTTTATTGTCTCTAGTCACGCTTGCTGACTATATACGAAAATACAGTTACAAATGAACATAAAATGCTTTATTTTATCAATTGAATATCATAATTTTAACAAAAACAAAACAAGTGATGAAGTATTATACACTCCGTTCGCCATTCATCAGCAACAACAAATTTTCATTTAAATAACTATATGGCAAGAAGCCAGAAAAAAAGCAAATAAGAATTTTCGAAGAAATAACGCCGATCGCAATATTCATTTAACCGAAATTAATACAGCAGGAAGAGAGTCGGGGCAACCACAGAACTCGAAAGATAATCCGCCCCGACCACTGACTTCAGGCGCGACGCGTCGCTAACCAACAAAGCAGGGAACCCGCACACACCATAACCGCACCTTGCCAGAATGAAAATGACAGCGGCGCGCTTAACAGGACAGCGGCCAGCGCAGATGACAGTACCGGGGTAAAATAGGACCCCACAGCCATAATCGTGACGTTGCCATGCAAAATACCCACGTTCCATGCTGCATAAGCAAATCCTAACGTCAGGGCAGCAGAAAACAGTTTGATAACGACAGGCGTGCTAAAAATCATCTCCGGCTGCGGCGTCAGAAAATAATGTACCCATAAACTTGCAGCAGTGAGGAGGACAAATATCGTAATGCCATTAAACCCTCTGGCATATTTGTTAGTGACGGTACAGTAGGTTGCCCAGATAAATGCGCCGAGAAAAGCGAGAAAATAGCTTAATGGGCTGGTTGCAATATTGCTGATAATTTCATCAGCATGGAGTCCATGTTCACCGCCTAAAACCCAACAGACGCCGGTTAACGCGACAATTAATCCAGGAACAACCAGCCAGGTTGTTTTTTGTCCATTGAACAAAATAGCAAAAAGAATCGTCAGACTGGGCCATAAATAGTTGACCATGCCGACTTCAATCGCCTGGTGACGCGTTGCTGCATATCCCAGCGAGAGCGCCAGACATATTTCATAACTGACAAACAGTACGCTGCCAGCGATTAAATAACGAACAGGAAAACGACGAATATTGGGGAACCCAACGGTAAAGATGAGCAATAATCCGCTTAGCGAATAAATAGCGGCGGCGCCGCCAACAGGCCCAAGTCCTTCACTTACCCCACGAATAAGCCCGACCATCGTGCTCCAGAGTACGATAGCAATAAGTCCAATTAACGTTGCTTTTTGTGTCGTCATTCTCTCCGTTTATCCCCATTCCTGGTCAAAAAAATATCGCTGAAATTTATAGCACTTTTACACCTTCCCGCGCTAATTCATTGTCTTTCTGATACTCCTTTGGTGGTATATAAACTCGACAAAAAGAACTATTTAGTAGCGGAACCGATTCGTTATTGATTTGACGCAAAAAAGTTATGGATATTGCTGTTAGTTTCCTCGCGAAGTTACATCCCTGGAAAAAAGAGGAAAGCAATGGACGTCAGCCGCAGACAATTTTTTAAAATCTGCGCGGGCGGTATGGCGGGAACAACAGTCGCTGCTCTGGGTTTTGCACCCAAAATGGCACTGGCTCAAGCGCGAAATTATAAGCTGTTACGCGCTAAAGAGATCCGAAACACCTGCACATACTGTTCCGTAGGTTGCGGGCTATTAATGTATAGCCTGGGCGATGGAGCAAAAAACGCAAAAGAAGCAATTTATCACATCGAAGGGGACCCGGATCATCCGGTCAGCCGTGGCGCATTGTGTCCGAAGGGCGCAGGTTTGCTGGACTATGTACACAGTGAAAACCGCTTGCGTTACCCGGAGTATCGCGCGCCCGGTTCAGATAAATGGCAACGCATTAGCTGGGATGACGCGTTCACCCGCATCGCAAAGCTGATGAAAGCCGACCGTGACGCCAACTTTATTGAAAAGAACGAACAGGGCGTAACGGTAAACCGCTGGCTTTCCACGGGGATGCTTTGCGCCTCCGCCGCCAGTAACGAAACAGGCATGTTGACGCAGAAGTTCGCGCGTTCCCTCGGCATGCTGGCAGTAGACAACCAGGCACGCGTCTGACACGGACCAACGGTAGCAAGTCTTGCTCCAACATTTGGTCGCGGTGCGATGACCAACCACTGGGTTGATATCAAAAACGCCAACGTCGTTATGGTGATGGGCGGTAACGCCGCTGAAGCACATCCGGTGGGATTCCGCTGGGCGATAGAAGCGAAAAACAACAACGACGCCACGCTGATTGTCGTCGATCCACGTTTTACACGTACAGCCTCGGTCGCGGATATTTACGCGCCTATTCGTTCCGGTACAGACATTACCTTCCTGTCCGGCGTACTGCTGTATCTGATTGAAAACAATAAAATCAATGCCGAATACGTTAAGCATTACACCAACGCCAGCCTGCTGGTGCGGGACGATTTTGCTTTCGATGATGGTCTGTTTAGCGGCTACGACGCCAAAAAACGCCAGTATGACAAGTCATCCTGGAACTATCAGTTCGACGAAAACGGCTACGCAAAACGTGATGAGACGCTGAGCCATCCGCGCTGCGTATGGAATCTGCTGAAACAACACGTTTCCCGCTATACGCCAGATGTTGTCGAAAACATCTGCGGTACGCCAAAAGCCGATTTCCTGAAAGTGTGTGAAGTGCTGGCCTCCACCAGCGCCGCCGATCGTACCACTACCTTCCTGTACGCGCTGGGCTGGACGCAACATACCGTTGGTGCGCAGAACATCCGTACGATGGCGATGATCCAGTTGCTGCTCGGCAACATGGGGATGGCAGGCGGCGGCGTCAACGCCTTACGCGGCCACTCTAACATCCAGGGGTTAACGGATTTAGGTCTGCTTTCCACCAGCCTGAGCGGTTATCTGACTCTGCCGTCCGAGAAGCAGGCGGATCTGCAAACCTATCTGAGCGCAAACACGCCGAAAGCCACGCTGGCCGACCAGGTGAACTACTGGGGCAACTATCCGAAGTTCTTCGTCAGTCTGATGAAATCGTTCTACGGCGATGCGGCGCAGAAAGAGAATGACTGGGGCTTTGAATGGCTGCCGAAGTGGGATCAGGCCTACGACGTCATTAAATACTTCAACATGATGGATAGCGGTAAAGTGACCGGCTACATCTGTCAGGGCTTTAACCCGGTTGCGTCCTTCCCGGACAAAAACAAAGTGGTGCAGTCGCTGAGCAAGTTGAAGTACATGGTGGTCATTGATCCGCTGGTGACGGAAACCTCCACGTTCTGGCAGAACCACGGCGAGTCTAACGACGTCGATCCGACGTCGATCCAGACTGAAGTCTTCCGTCTGCCGTCAACCTGTTTTGCCGAAGAAGATGGCTCTATCGCCAACTCTGGCCGCTGGTTGCAGTGGCACTGGAAAGGTCAGGATGCGCCGGGCGAAGCCCGCAACGACGGCCAAATTCTGGCCGGTATTTACCACCGTCTGCGTGAGATGTATCGCAGCGAAGGGGGTAAAGGCGTTGAACCGCTACTGAAGATGAGCTGGGACTACAAACAGCCGGATCATCCTGAGTCTGAAGAGATTGCGAAAGAGAACAACGGCTACGCGCTGGAAGATCTCTATGACGCCAACGGCGTCCTGCTGGCGAAGAAAGGTCAGTTACTGAGCAGTTTTGCCCAGTTACGCGAGGACGGAACGACGTCGTCCTCCTGCTGGATTTATACCGGCAGCTGGACCGAGCAGGGCAACCAGATGGCTAACCGTGACAACGCCGACCCGTCAGGTCTCGGCAATACGTTGGGTTGGGCATGGGCATGGCCGCTGAACCGCCGCGTACTGTATAACCGCGCCTCGGCAGATCCACAGGGTAAACCGTGGGACCCGAAACGGATGCTGATTCAGTGGAACGGGTCGAAGTGGACGGGGAACGATATCCCGGACTTCAACACCGCCGCACCGGGTAGCGCAACCGGGCCGTTTATCATGCAGCCGGAAGGGTTGGGACGTCTGTTCGCCATCGATAAGCTGGCGGAAGGGCCGTTCCCGGAACACTACGAGCCGATGGAAACGCCGCTGGGCACCAACCCGCTGCACCCGAACGTGATCTCCAGCCCGGTCGTTCGTCTGTACGAAGAAGATGCGCGGCGTATGGGCAAGAAAGATCAGTTCCCGTATGTCGGTACAACCTATCGTCTGACCGAACATTTCCACACCTGGACCAAGCACGCATTGCTGAACGCGATTGCTCAGCCAGAGCAGTTTGTGGAAATCAGCGAAAACCTGGCGGCCTCGAAAGGGATTGCCAACGGCGACGCAGTGAAAGTCAGCAGCAAACGTGGATTCATCCGGGCGGTTGCCGTGGTGACCCGACGTCTGCAAACGCTGAACGTCAATGGTCAGCAGGTTGAAACCGTGGGTATTCCGCTGCACTGGGGCTTTGAAGGGGTTGCGCGTAAAGGCTATATCGCGAACACCCTGACGCCAAATGTCGGTGATTCCAACTCGCAAACGCCGGAATATAAAGCGTTTTTAGTTAACATCGAGAAGGCGTAAGGGAGGCGAACATATGTCTTTGGAAACGCAGGACATCATCAAACGGTCTGCAACAAACCCGATCACGCCGCCTCCCCAGGCGCGTGATTATAAAGCGGAAGTCGCAAAACTGATCGACGTCTCCTCCTGCGTAGGCTGTAAAGCCTGCCAGGTGGCTTGTTCCGAGTGGAATGACATTCGTGACGAGGTAGGTCATTGCGTCGGGGTGTATGACAACCCGGCCGATCTCAGCGCGAAATCCTGGACGGTAATGCGTTTTAGCGAAACTGAACAGAACGGCAAGCTGGAATGGCTGATTCGTAAAGACGGCTGTATGCACTGTGAAGATCCGGGCTGCCTGAAAGCATGCCCGTCTGCCGGCGCGATCATTCAGTACGCTAACGGGATTGTTGATTTCCAGTCCGAACATTGTATTGGCTGTGGCTACTGCATCGCCGGGTGTCCATTTAATGTTCCGCGCCTCAATAAAGAGGACAACCGCGTCTATAAATGTACGCTGTGTGTGGATCGCGTCAGTATCGGTCAGGAACCGGCTTGCGTGAAAACTTGCCCGACCGGGGCAATCCATTTCGGCACCAAGAAAGAGATGCTGGAGATGGGGGAGCAGCGCGTGGAGAAACTCAAAGCGCGCGGTTTCGAACATGCCGGTGTTTACAACCCACAAGGTGTGGGCGGTACGCACGTCATGTACGTTCTGCATCACGCGAACCAGCCGGAGCTGTATCACGGCTTACCGAAAGATCCACAGATCGATACCTCTATCAACTTGTGGAAAGGGGCGCTGAAACCTCTGGCTGCCGCCGGGTTTATCGCCACCTTCGCCGGGCTTATCTATCACTACATTGGTATTGGCCCGAACAAGGAAGTGGACGATGAAGAGGAGGACCATCATGAGTAAGTCGAAAATGATTGTGCGCACGAAATTTATCGATCGCGCCTGTCACTGGACGGTGGTGATTTGCTTCTTCCTGGTGTCGCTGTCGGGAATTGCGTTTTTCTTCCCGACGCTGCAATGGCTGACGCAAACCTTCGGGACGCCGCAGATGGGGCGTATTTTGCACCCGTTCTTCGGCGTAGCGATTTTTGTCGCACTGATGTTCATGTTTGTGCGCTTTGTACACCACAACATCCCGGACAAGAAGGATCTTCCGTGGCTGAAAAATATTGTGGAAGTTCTGAAGGGCAATGAACACAAAGTCGCCGATGTCGGTAAGTACAATGCCGGGCAGAAAATGATGTTCTGGTCGATTATGAGCATGATTTTCGTGCTGCTGGTGACGGGCGTGATTATCTGGCGTCCGTACTTTGCGCAGTTCTTCCCGATGCAGGTCGTGCGTTACAGCCTGCTGATCCATGCGGCGGCAGGCATCATCCTGATGCACGCCATCCTCATCCATATGTATATGGCATTCTGGGTGAAAGGATCGATTAAAGGGATGATCGAAGGTAAGGTGAGTCGTCGCTGGGCGAAGAAACACCACCCGCGCTGGTATCGCGACGTCGAGAAGGTCGAAGCGAAAAAGGAAAGCAAAGAGGGATTACAATAACCCGCTTTCAAAAGACAAAAGCGCTACGTCTGTAGCGCTTTTTTTTGCCAACAGAATGCCGGATGGCGCTGCGCTTATCCGGCCGACAACCGTATAAAACACAGGCCCGGTAAGCGTAGCGCCACCGGGCAAACACTCAGATAGAGGTACGGCGGTAATCGCGGTATTCCGCTTGCCAGAAATTCTCGTCGATGGCTTGCTGTAGCGCTTCTGCGGACGTTTTTACCGCCACGCCCTGTTGCTGCGCCATTTTACCCACGGCAAAGGCAATCGCTCGCGACACGGTCTGAATATCTTTCAGCTCCGGCAATACCAGACCTTCGCCGTTGAGCACCAGCGGAGAGTATTTCGCCAGCGTTTCGCTTGCCGACATCAGCATTTCGTCGGTAATACGCGACGCGCCGGACGCAATCACGCCCAGGCCGATCCCCGGGAAGATGTAGGCATTATTACATTGCGCAATAGGGTAAATTTTATCTTTCCAGGCCACCGGCGCGAAAGGACTGCCGGTCGCGACCAGCGCATTACCTTCGGTCCAGGCGATGATGTCCTGAGGCGTGGCTTCAACGCGGGACGTCGGGTTAGACAGCGGCAT comes from the Citrobacter koseri ATCC BAA-895 genome and includes:
- the yddG gene encoding aromatic amino acid efflux DMT transporter YddG, encoding MTTQKATLIGLIAIVLWSTMVGLIRGVSEGLGPVGGAAAIYSLSGLLLIFTVGFPNIRRFPVRYLIAGSVLFVSYEICLALSLGYAATRHQAIEVGMVNYLWPSLTILFAILFNGQKTTWLVVPGLIVALTGVCWVLGGEHGLHADEIISNIATSPLSYFLAFLGAFIWATYCTVTNKYARGFNGITIFVLLTAASLWVHYFLTPQPEMIFSTPVVIKLFSAALTLGFAYAAWNVGILHGNVTIMAVGSYFTPVLSSALAAVLLSAPLSFSFWQGAVMVCAGSLLCWLATRRA
- the fdnG gene encoding formate dehydrogenase-N subunit alpha; translated protein: MDVSRRQFFKICAGGMAGTTVAALGFAPKMALAQARNYKLLRAKEIRNTCTYCSVGCGLLMYSLGDGAKNAKEAIYHIEGDPDHPVSRGALCPKGAGLLDYVHSENRLRYPEYRAPGSDKWQRISWDDAFTRIAKLMKADRDANFIEKNEQGVTVNRWLSTGMLCASAASNETGMLTQKFARSLGMLAVDNQARVUHGPTVASLAPTFGRGAMTNHWVDIKNANVVMVMGGNAAEAHPVGFRWAIEAKNNNDATLIVVDPRFTRTASVADIYAPIRSGTDITFLSGVLLYLIENNKINAEYVKHYTNASLLVRDDFAFDDGLFSGYDAKKRQYDKSSWNYQFDENGYAKRDETLSHPRCVWNLLKQHVSRYTPDVVENICGTPKADFLKVCEVLASTSAADRTTTFLYALGWTQHTVGAQNIRTMAMIQLLLGNMGMAGGGVNALRGHSNIQGLTDLGLLSTSLSGYLTLPSEKQADLQTYLSANTPKATLADQVNYWGNYPKFFVSLMKSFYGDAAQKENDWGFEWLPKWDQAYDVIKYFNMMDSGKVTGYICQGFNPVASFPDKNKVVQSLSKLKYMVVIDPLVTETSTFWQNHGESNDVDPTSIQTEVFRLPSTCFAEEDGSIANSGRWLQWHWKGQDAPGEARNDGQILAGIYHRLREMYRSEGGKGVEPLLKMSWDYKQPDHPESEEIAKENNGYALEDLYDANGVLLAKKGQLLSSFAQLREDGTTSSSCWIYTGSWTEQGNQMANRDNADPSGLGNTLGWAWAWPLNRRVLYNRASADPQGKPWDPKRMLIQWNGSKWTGNDIPDFNTAAPGSATGPFIMQPEGLGRLFAIDKLAEGPFPEHYEPMETPLGTNPLHPNVISSPVVRLYEEDARRMGKKDQFPYVGTTYRLTEHFHTWTKHALLNAIAQPEQFVEISENLAASKGIANGDAVKVSSKRGFIRAVAVVTRRLQTLNVNGQQVETVGIPLHWGFEGVARKGYIANTLTPNVGDSNSQTPEYKAFLVNIEKA
- the fdxH gene encoding formate dehydrogenase subunit beta; the protein is MSLETQDIIKRSATNPITPPPQARDYKAEVAKLIDVSSCVGCKACQVACSEWNDIRDEVGHCVGVYDNPADLSAKSWTVMRFSETEQNGKLEWLIRKDGCMHCEDPGCLKACPSAGAIIQYANGIVDFQSEHCIGCGYCIAGCPFNVPRLNKEDNRVYKCTLCVDRVSIGQEPACVKTCPTGAIHFGTKKEMLEMGEQRVEKLKARGFEHAGVYNPQGVGGTHVMYVLHHANQPELYHGLPKDPQIDTSINLWKGALKPLAAAGFIATFAGLIYHYIGIGPNKEVDDEEEDHHE
- the fdnI gene encoding formate dehydrogenase-N subunit gamma, translating into MSKSKMIVRTKFIDRACHWTVVICFFLVSLSGIAFFFPTLQWLTQTFGTPQMGRILHPFFGVAIFVALMFMFVRFVHHNIPDKKDLPWLKNIVEVLKGNEHKVADVGKYNAGQKMMFWSIMSMIFVLLVTGVIIWRPYFAQFFPMQVVRYSLLIHAAAGIILMHAILIHMYMAFWVKGSIKGMIEGKVSRRWAKKHHPRWYRDVEKVEAKKESKEGLQ